The Polyangiaceae bacterium genome includes a window with the following:
- the maiA gene encoding maleylacetoacetate isomerase, with protein sequence MGRRLRVHQSHRLGAQGTQRRAAGDAAYGSAGVPGRFRQAPRSPGRHRAAEPRVGTGLRSGGRRGPRRHAPGRESCRREPVHPPVPAGQRRHLPKPHPAGAGQGVRVLHQQTGHGLFPLRHHPGRARERLPGRPSPPPPPLHLQRQAGRRPGSRPGDALLVLPAHRAHHQDPRLHRRHHLGQRHRVQRGSRPRHLVLGGAPHDRDHRKRQAHHAVHESWGHHRDRDGRRKRQGSVRQDLPARGVGVKLYSYWRSSSAWRVRIVLELKGVSYEYVPVHLLRNGGEQLADAFRAKNPQQQVPVLEIEENGETIRLAQSVAIVEYLEETLPDPKLLVGSARDHAHVRRLVEMVNSGIQPLQNLQVLKRIKALGADPQEWGRRVISDGFAALEAAMAARAGRYAFGDTVTLADVYLVPQMYNARRFDVPLEAYPTLTRVEQALTELEAFRRAHPDVQPDAEVASN encoded by the coding sequence ATGGGTCGACGGCTCCGCGTACATCAATCACATCGTCTTGGTGCGCAAGGCACGCAACGCCGAGCCGCCGGAGACGCTGCGTACGGATCCGCTGGTGTACCAGGGCGGTTCCGGCAAGCTCCTCGGTCCCCGGGACGCCATCGAGCTGCCGAACCCCGAGTGGGGACTGGACTTCGAAGCGGAGGTCGCCGTGGTCCTCGGCGACACGCCCCGGGGCGTGAAAGCTGCCGACGCGAGCCAGTACATCCGCCTGTTCCTGCTGGCCAACGACGTCACCTTCCGAAACCTCATCCCGCCGGAGCTGGCCAAGGGGTTCGGGTTCTTCACCAGCAAACCGGCCACGGCCTTTTCCCCCTTCGCCATCACCCCGGACGAGCTCGGGAGCGCCTTCCAGGACGGCCGAGTCCACCTCCGCCTCCGCTCCACCTACAACGGCAAGCTGGTCGGCGACCCGGAAGCCGGCCCGGAGATGCACTTCTCGTTCTTCCAGCTCATCGAGCACATCACCAAGACCCGCGCCTACACCGCCGGCACCATCTTGGGCAGCGGCACCGTGTCCAACGAGGATCGCGCCCGCGGCATCTCGTGCTTGGCGGAGCGCCGCATGATCGAGACCATCGAAAACGGCAAGCCCACCACGCCGTTCATGAAAGCTGGGGACACCATCGAGATCGAGATGGCCGACGCAAGCGGCAAGGATCTGTTCGGCAAGATCTCCCAGCGCGTGGTGTCGGCGTGAAGCTGTACAGCTACTGGCGGTCGAGCAGCGCCTGGCGCGTGCGCATCGTGCTCGAGCTGAAGGGCGTCTCCTACGAGTACGTTCCCGTGCACCTGCTGCGAAACGGCGGCGAGCAGCTGGCGGACGCCTTCCGCGCCAAGAACCCGCAACAACAGGTCCCGGTCTTGGAGATCGAGGAGAACGGCGAGACGATCCGCCTCGCCCAGTCCGTGGCCATCGTGGAGTACCTGGAGGAGACGCTTCCGGATCCCAAGCTTTTGGTTGGCTCGGCGCGGGACCACGCGCACGTCCGGCGTCTCGTGGAAATGGTCAATTCCGGCATCCAACCGCTGCAGAACTTGCAGGTGCTGAAGCGCATCAAGGCGCTGGGCGCCGATCCGCAGGAGTGGGGTCGGCGCGTCATCAGCGACGGGTTCGCGGCTCTGGAGGCCGCCATGGCCGCCCGCGCGGGTCGCTACGCGTTCGGTGACACCGTGACCCTGGCGGACGTGTACCTCGTGCCCCAGATGTACAATGCGCGGCGCTTCGACGTTCCGCTCGAAGCGTATCCAACTCTCACTCGGGTGGAGCAGGCCTTGACGGAGCTCGAGGCCTTCCGCCGTGCACACCCCGACGTCCAGCCGGACGCCGAGGTCGCCAGCAACTGA
- a CDS encoding VOC family protein: MPQVESLGLQRVEAIHYYVRDLERSRRFYVDRMDFAEIGESSEALAEGGKQRSAAFSAGDCVILCSEPVGKGGRAARFLNKHPDGVGTIIFQVEDIRRTFELLDGRGGTPIDEIQHFEDDGGKLATFSITTPFGDTTFRFVQRDGYRALLPGFVHHAAPKGGKNAFGFDAFDHITSNFQTMSPALLWMEHVMGFERYWGVEFHTDDVSQRETGIGTGLRSIVMWDPKSGVKFANNEPYRPHFRASQINLFNEDHRGDGVQHVAITVKEILGAVRGLRARGVEFMPTPGSYYDMLPDRLERIGVKKIDEDVAVLRDLEILVDGGENHSYLLQIFLKDSAGLYEQPEAGPFFYEIIQRKGDSGFGAGNFRALFESIEREQQSGGRV; the protein is encoded by the coding sequence ATGCCCCAGGTCGAGTCCCTCGGTCTCCAGCGCGTGGAGGCCATCCACTACTACGTCCGCGATCTCGAGCGCAGCCGGCGCTTCTACGTCGATCGCATGGACTTTGCGGAGATCGGGGAGAGCAGCGAGGCCCTGGCGGAGGGTGGCAAGCAGCGCTCCGCCGCGTTCTCCGCGGGAGATTGCGTGATCCTGTGCTCCGAGCCTGTGGGCAAGGGCGGCCGCGCGGCGCGCTTCCTCAACAAGCACCCGGACGGCGTGGGCACCATCATCTTCCAGGTGGAGGACATTCGCCGGACCTTCGAGCTGCTCGATGGCCGCGGCGGAACGCCCATCGACGAGATCCAGCATTTCGAGGACGACGGCGGCAAGCTCGCCACCTTCAGCATCACCACGCCCTTCGGCGACACCACCTTTCGCTTCGTTCAGCGTGATGGCTACCGAGCGTTGCTCCCCGGCTTCGTGCACCACGCCGCGCCCAAGGGCGGCAAGAACGCGTTCGGCTTCGACGCCTTCGATCACATCACGTCGAACTTCCAGACCATGAGCCCAGCGCTCTTGTGGATGGAGCACGTGATGGGCTTCGAGCGCTACTGGGGCGTGGAGTTCCACACCGACGACGTGTCCCAGCGCGAGACGGGCATTGGCACCGGCCTCCGCTCCATCGTGATGTGGGATCCGAAGTCCGGAGTGAAGTTCGCCAACAACGAGCCGTACCGCCCGCACTTTCGCGCCTCTCAGATCAACCTCTTCAACGAAGACCACCGCGGCGATGGCGTGCAGCACGTGGCCATCACGGTGAAGGAGATCCTCGGCGCCGTGCGCGGCCTGCGGGCGCGCGGGGTGGAGTTCATGCCCACCCCCGGCAGCTATTACGACATGCTTCCGGATCGTCTCGAGCGCATCGGCGTGAAGAAGATCGACGAGGACGTGGCGGTGCTCCGGGACCTCGAGATCTTGGTGGATGGCGGCGAAAACCACTCCTACCTGTTGCAGATCTTCCTGAAGGACTCGGCGGGCTTGTACGAGCAGCCGGAGGCGGGGCCGTTCTTCTACGAGATCATCCAGCGCAAGGGGGACTCCGGCTTCGGTGCCGGCAACTTCCGCGCGCTGTTCGAGAGCATCGAGCGAGAGCAGCAGAGCGGGGGTCGCGTCTGA
- a CDS encoding homogentisate 1,2-dioxygenase codes for MLERIAVGDVPRKHHIALRSPTGNLRFEECVTRDGFDGPYTILYHERRPHAQHVSAPKHGFRTPEAALKRKLAKRHYKSFELPRTGGAPVDVRVPLLFNADVVAGVLHPDADDPVYFNNGDADDLYYVFEGGGTLRSVFGDLRFEQNDYVYVPRGTIHRFILDVDKPQYWLSLECLGGMGLLSQWRNSVGQLRMDAPYCHRDFRLPVHHGPLDEGLRELVVKKNGAFHAFSYDASPLDVVGWDGAVYPWVFPILNFQPRAGLVHLPPTWHGTFAARGALVCSFVPRKVDFHPQAIPCPYPHSSVDVDEIIFYCRGNFTSRKGVAPGSISHHPAGIAHGPHPGAYEASIGSQETSELAVMLDCYLPLEATPEALAVEDATYHESFV; via the coding sequence ATGCTGGAGCGAATCGCCGTTGGCGACGTTCCCAGGAAGCATCACATCGCGCTGCGTTCCCCCACGGGCAACCTCCGCTTCGAAGAGTGCGTCACTCGTGACGGCTTCGACGGGCCGTACACCATCCTCTACCACGAGCGTCGTCCCCACGCGCAGCACGTGTCGGCGCCCAAGCATGGCTTCCGCACTCCCGAGGCCGCCCTCAAGCGCAAGCTGGCCAAGCGCCACTACAAGAGCTTCGAGCTGCCCCGCACCGGGGGCGCGCCGGTGGACGTGCGCGTGCCGCTTTTGTTCAACGCCGACGTGGTCGCCGGCGTGTTGCACCCGGACGCCGACGATCCGGTGTATTTCAACAACGGCGACGCCGACGACCTGTACTACGTATTCGAGGGCGGCGGCACGCTGCGCTCCGTGTTCGGGGATCTGCGCTTCGAGCAGAACGACTACGTGTACGTTCCCCGGGGCACCATCCACCGCTTCATCCTGGACGTGGACAAGCCGCAGTACTGGCTGTCGCTGGAGTGCTTGGGCGGAATGGGGCTCCTTTCCCAGTGGCGAAACTCCGTGGGCCAGTTGCGCATGGACGCGCCCTACTGCCATCGCGACTTTCGGCTGCCGGTCCATCACGGGCCGCTGGACGAAGGCCTCCGAGAGCTGGTGGTCAAGAAGAACGGCGCCTTCCATGCCTTCAGCTACGACGCCTCGCCGCTGGACGTGGTGGGGTGGGACGGCGCCGTCTATCCCTGGGTGTTCCCCATCCTGAACTTTCAGCCGAGGGCTGGGTTGGTGCACCTGCCGCCGACCTGGCACGGCACCTTTGCCGCCCGCGGCGCGCTCGTCTGCAGCTTCGTGCCCCGCAAGGTCGACTTCCATCCCCAGGCCATCCCCTGCCCCTATCCCCACTCCTCGGTGGACGTCGACGAGATCATCTTCTACTGCCGCGGCAACTTCACCTCCCGCAAGGGAGTCGCGCCCGGCAGCATCTCGCATCATCCGGCGGGCATTGCCCACGGGCCGCACCCGGGCGCCTACGAGGCCAGCATCGGCAGCCAGGAGACCAGCGAGCTGGCGGTCATGCTCGACTGCTACCTGCCGCTGGAGGCCACACCCGAGGCGTTGGCCGTGGAAGACGCGACCTACCACGAGAGCTTCGTCTAA
- a CDS encoding 1-acyl-sn-glycerol-3-phosphate acyltransferase, whose amino-acid sequence MQSTEAGAGVVHGRSSTFTTLYSLVFWPYLLATCVVLFAVSLLVFLITAPFDRRRRILHRYTCWWAAHYLAWAPFASVKVEGKEHVRGIGACVYVSNHQSMVDILAVFASYLDFLWISKRENFYAPFLGWNMVLNGYIPLKRGYLPSIRRMVRACREKLAAGHSLFIFPEGTRSPDGTIQSFFRGAFYLANKNRVPVVPIVLEGTNRVLPKRSARVNPGPVLVRVLAPVYPSEVGYDEQELMRVVRERMLAEQRRLRSQ is encoded by the coding sequence ATGCAGTCGACGGAGGCGGGCGCAGGCGTCGTGCACGGGCGGAGCTCCACGTTCACCACGCTCTACAGCTTGGTGTTCTGGCCCTACCTGCTCGCTACGTGCGTGGTGCTCTTTGCCGTCTCGCTGTTGGTGTTCCTGATCACGGCGCCCTTCGATCGGCGGCGGCGGATCCTGCATCGCTACACGTGCTGGTGGGCGGCGCACTACCTTGCCTGGGCGCCCTTCGCCAGCGTGAAGGTGGAAGGCAAGGAGCACGTGCGCGGCATCGGCGCCTGCGTGTACGTCTCCAACCACCAGAGCATGGTGGACATCCTCGCGGTGTTCGCCAGCTATTTGGATTTTCTCTGGATCAGCAAGCGCGAGAACTTCTACGCGCCGTTCCTCGGTTGGAACATGGTCCTGAACGGCTACATCCCGCTCAAGCGCGGCTACCTGCCCAGCATTCGGCGCATGGTGCGCGCTTGCCGCGAGAAGCTCGCCGCGGGCCACAGCCTGTTCATCTTTCCGGAGGGCACGCGCTCCCCCGACGGCACCATCCAGAGCTTCTTTCGCGGCGCTTTCTATCTCGCCAACAAGAACCGCGTGCCCGTGGTTCCCATCGTGCTCGAGGGCACGAACCGCGTGCTTCCCAAGCGCAGCGCACGCGTCAATCCCGGTCCGGTGTTGGTGCGCGTGCTCGCGCCGGTGTATCCGTCCGAGGTGGGCTACGACGAGCAGGAGCTGATGCGCGTCGTGCGGGAACGTATGCTGGCCGAACAACGCCGCCTCCGCTCGCAGTGA
- a CDS encoding AAA family ATPase gives MPTKPSLVLVPATRAKSGAEAESRAALAAPPHLAPERDEFVGREAELAELFDAWHSGPGLRSIVGPGGSGKTRLAQRFARLLQDTPEGADAVVFCDLSTARTALDCLNAVAWACDATLPRRGDTDGLIAHLGRVLARRGRLLLVLDNAEQVLDVSRAMLGTWLDAAPELSLLVTTRERLRVRGERSVTLGPLALPSADADAEAILATDAVQLFLARAQAVHHAFPSGPDVAPILGQLVQKLEGLPLAIELCAARASVLGPAELLARIERRLETLVSRVASVPRHATLRAALDWSWQLLDPLQQRAIGQCAVFRGGFDLAAAESVLDLKAPTLDVLEALIDKSLIKVQDGAYGQRRFALLESVCELCDERADPVERAAVEERHARYYLDVAAPWAERASRSGDSKSRELLEAESHNLLAVHARGVRRLAREQALAAALCLEPLYARRGPLGRFVDLIDEAMPPAELIDTLRGDAPDLTDALLRRAWLARGIAKRAAGDIAGAVLDLQRARDGAADTTAVWAAAQLGVAHLVLRKQDEAESLLQVALEQAEALGDPFASGQVHAAYAILRGAQERLDQAFDHDKAAAGCFRKVGATSEEAIMQFFRGYLHLSQGSFAEAEHYLTVGLEALREIGERRLEAHALADLGMLRIDQRRPADAQTFLSDAIKIAADVGDDHCRGLAHGYAGQNELERGALERAREHFLEAVQILSAVGDRRWVAQFRAPLACVETLLGRRVLGSELFEEAERETREAGEGHDALVVAGWRAIVARHDGDSEPARAALESAPESPPYHLRAVLRLLASDARRPAGPVLSVGPDASWFEIDGERVSLVRRGNLRRILQALLKAKDAEPPEACDVSALFEAGWPDERLNVSSSHRVHVAMATLRKLGLAKVLVTQSEGYRLGDEVKVDRVDA, from the coding sequence ATGCCCACGAAGCCGTCTCTCGTTTTGGTTCCCGCGACCCGCGCCAAGTCCGGCGCAGAGGCGGAGTCGCGTGCAGCGCTCGCAGCGCCCCCGCACCTTGCGCCGGAACGTGACGAGTTCGTCGGACGCGAAGCGGAGCTGGCAGAGCTGTTCGATGCTTGGCACTCTGGCCCGGGGCTGCGCTCGATCGTCGGCCCGGGAGGCAGCGGCAAGACGCGTCTCGCACAACGCTTTGCGCGGTTGCTGCAAGACACGCCCGAGGGTGCCGACGCGGTCGTGTTCTGCGATCTCTCGACGGCACGCACGGCCCTCGATTGCCTGAACGCCGTAGCGTGGGCGTGCGACGCGACCTTGCCGCGGCGGGGTGACACGGATGGGCTCATCGCGCATCTGGGACGAGTGCTGGCGCGTCGTGGTCGGTTGTTACTCGTGCTCGACAACGCGGAGCAGGTGCTCGACGTCTCCCGAGCGATGCTGGGTACCTGGCTCGATGCCGCACCGGAGCTGAGCTTGCTGGTCACGACTCGCGAGCGCCTGCGTGTACGCGGTGAGCGCTCTGTGACCTTGGGCCCACTTGCCCTGCCCAGCGCCGACGCGGATGCCGAGGCTATCTTGGCGACGGATGCGGTGCAGCTGTTTCTGGCGCGCGCGCAGGCGGTGCACCACGCCTTTCCGTCGGGTCCAGATGTGGCGCCGATCTTGGGGCAGCTGGTGCAAAAGCTCGAAGGCCTGCCGCTGGCGATCGAGCTGTGCGCCGCACGGGCGAGCGTGCTCGGCCCTGCGGAGCTGCTGGCGCGGATCGAGCGACGACTCGAGACCTTGGTCAGCCGCGTCGCGTCCGTTCCACGTCACGCGACTCTGAGGGCGGCGCTGGATTGGTCGTGGCAACTATTGGATCCGCTGCAACAGCGGGCCATCGGACAGTGCGCGGTGTTCCGCGGTGGCTTCGATCTGGCGGCGGCAGAAAGCGTGCTGGACCTGAAGGCGCCCACCCTGGACGTGCTCGAGGCGCTGATCGACAAATCTCTGATCAAGGTGCAAGACGGCGCGTACGGTCAGCGGCGCTTCGCGCTGCTCGAAAGCGTGTGCGAGCTGTGTGACGAACGCGCGGACCCCGTGGAACGCGCCGCCGTGGAGGAGCGCCACGCGCGCTACTACCTGGACGTAGCCGCGCCCTGGGCCGAGCGTGCTTCACGTAGCGGCGACAGCAAGAGTCGAGAGCTCCTGGAAGCGGAGTCGCACAATCTGCTGGCGGTGCACGCACGCGGTGTGCGCCGCCTGGCACGCGAACAAGCCCTTGCGGCCGCGTTGTGCCTCGAACCGCTCTATGCGCGGCGAGGACCCTTGGGTCGATTCGTCGATCTGATCGACGAGGCCATGCCACCCGCGGAGCTCATTGACACACTTCGAGGAGACGCCCCAGACCTGACGGACGCGCTCCTGCGCAGAGCGTGGCTGGCGCGAGGCATCGCCAAGCGCGCGGCCGGGGACATCGCCGGCGCCGTGCTGGACCTGCAGCGCGCCCGGGATGGCGCCGCCGACACGACGGCCGTGTGGGCGGCCGCTCAGCTGGGCGTCGCCCACTTGGTGTTGCGCAAGCAAGACGAAGCGGAGTCGCTGCTACAAGTGGCGCTCGAGCAGGCCGAAGCGCTCGGAGATCCTTTCGCCAGCGGGCAAGTGCACGCGGCCTACGCCATCCTTCGTGGCGCTCAGGAGCGCCTGGACCAGGCTTTCGATCACGACAAGGCTGCAGCGGGCTGCTTTCGCAAGGTGGGCGCGACGAGCGAGGAAGCGATCATGCAGTTCTTCCGCGGCTACCTCCACCTTTCCCAAGGCTCCTTCGCCGAGGCGGAGCACTACCTCACCGTAGGGTTGGAGGCCTTGCGCGAGATCGGCGAGCGGCGACTGGAAGCGCACGCCCTCGCGGACCTGGGTATGCTGCGCATCGATCAGCGCCGCCCTGCGGATGCTCAGACGTTTCTGAGCGACGCCATCAAGATCGCCGCCGATGTAGGTGACGACCACTGCCGGGGGTTGGCCCACGGCTACGCAGGACAAAACGAGCTGGAGCGCGGGGCACTGGAACGGGCGCGAGAGCATTTCCTGGAAGCGGTCCAGATCCTCAGTGCAGTGGGAGATCGGCGCTGGGTGGCCCAGTTCCGCGCGCCGCTTGCTTGCGTCGAGACGTTGTTGGGTCGGCGGGTACTCGGCTCGGAGCTCTTCGAGGAAGCGGAGCGCGAGACGAGGGAAGCGGGCGAAGGACACGATGCCCTCGTCGTCGCCGGATGGCGAGCGATCGTCGCGCGACACGACGGTGATTCCGAACCAGCTCGTGCGGCCCTCGAGTCAGCGCCGGAAAGCCCGCCGTACCACTTGCGTGCAGTGCTTCGCCTCTTGGCTTCCGATGCGCGCCGACCCGCGGGGCCGGTGCTCAGCGTCGGTCCGGATGCCTCGTGGTTCGAAATCGACGGAGAGCGAGTGTCCCTCGTGAGACGCGGCAATCTCCGCCGCATTCTGCAAGCGCTACTGAAGGCCAAGGATGCGGAACCGCCCGAGGCGTGCGACGTTTCTGCGCTTTTCGAGGCAGGTTGGCCCGACGAACGGCTGAACGTGTCTTCGTCTCACCGAGTGCACGTGGCCATGGCCACGTTGCGCAAGTTGGGACTCGCCAAGGTGCTCGTCACCCAGAGCGAAGGCTATCGGCTGGGCGACGAGGTCAAGGTCGATCGCGTGGACGCCTAG
- a CDS encoding alkene reductase: MSSLFEPLVVGDLTLPNRVVMAPLTRCRASDGRMPNALMTEYYGQRVGAGLIISEATSVSPMGVGYPDTPGIWSEPQVEGWKRITGTVHEKGGRIFLQLWHVGRVSHPSYLNGELPVAPSAIAPRGHVSLVRPKTPFVTPRALDRSELSGIVEAYGKGAENAKRAGFDGVEIHGANGYLLDQFLQDGSNQRTDDYGGPVENRARLMLEVTDAVASVWGPRRVAMHLAPRGDAHSMGDSDPLRTFTYVARELGQRKIAFICAREHTGEDRIGPELKQAFGGVYIANEGFTRETAQQVIDAGEADAVAFGKLFIANPDLPERFRTGAALNTPQSETFYTHDAHGYTDYPALPAA, translated from the coding sequence ATGTCCTCGCTCTTCGAACCGCTGGTCGTCGGCGACCTCACCCTGCCCAATCGCGTCGTCATGGCTCCGCTCACGCGCTGCCGCGCGAGCGATGGGCGCATGCCCAATGCGCTGATGACGGAGTACTACGGCCAGCGCGTGGGGGCGGGGCTGATCATCAGTGAAGCGACGTCCGTCTCGCCCATGGGCGTCGGCTATCCCGACACCCCCGGCATCTGGTCGGAGCCCCAGGTGGAGGGCTGGAAGCGCATCACCGGCACCGTGCACGAAAAGGGCGGACGCATCTTCTTGCAGCTGTGGCACGTCGGGCGCGTGTCGCATCCGTCGTACCTGAATGGTGAGCTCCCAGTGGCACCCAGCGCCATCGCCCCGCGCGGGCACGTGAGCCTGGTTCGCCCCAAGACACCGTTCGTCACCCCGCGGGCGCTGGACCGCTCCGAGCTTTCCGGCATCGTCGAGGCCTACGGCAAAGGCGCGGAGAACGCGAAGCGCGCGGGCTTCGACGGCGTGGAGATCCATGGCGCCAACGGGTACCTGCTCGATCAGTTCCTGCAAGACGGCAGCAATCAGCGCACCGACGACTACGGCGGCCCAGTCGAGAATCGCGCGCGGCTGATGCTGGAGGTGACGGACGCCGTCGCCTCCGTCTGGGGGCCGCGTCGAGTGGCCATGCACCTCGCGCCCCGGGGGGATGCCCACAGCATGGGCGATTCCGATCCGCTGCGGACGTTCACCTACGTGGCCCGGGAGCTCGGGCAGCGGAAGATCGCGTTCATCTGCGCTCGGGAGCACACCGGGGAAGATCGCATCGGCCCCGAGCTGAAGCAGGCCTTCGGCGGCGTCTACATTGCCAACGAAGGCTTCACGCGGGAGACCGCCCAGCAGGTGATCGACGCCGGAGAAGCGGACGCGGTGGCGTTCGGAAAGCTGTTCATCGCCAATCCGGACCTGCCCGAGCGCTTTCGCACGGGGGCCGCGCTCAACACGCCCCAGTCCGAGACCTTCTACACCCACGACGCTCACGGCTACACGGACTATCCGGCGCTGCCCGCGGCGTGA
- the miaA gene encoding tRNA (adenosine(37)-N6)-dimethylallyltransferase MiaA: MKPLLVIVGPTASGKTALAVNVAEKIGGEVISADSVQVVRHFDVGSGKPNAEERARAPHHLVDAVDPLEPMDAARWAQMAEAAISDIRGRGRVPIVCGGTFLWVRALVFGLAEAPPADETLRAEHRALADAEGRGAVHRRLAQVDAESAARLNPNDFVRVSRALEVFELTGVPLSRWHADHGFKEPRHAARLVGIDWPRPQLDARILTRTRAMLAAGWLEEVKRLIAAGYGDARAMRSVGYRQIAEALASEGPTNDDELGDRIYRATRVFVRRQRTWLRDEPVEWLAPGAHPTV, from the coding sequence GTGAAGCCGCTGCTCGTGATCGTCGGACCCACGGCGTCCGGGAAGACGGCCCTGGCCGTGAACGTCGCCGAGAAGATCGGCGGCGAGGTCATCAGCGCGGACAGCGTACAGGTGGTGCGCCACTTCGACGTGGGCAGCGGCAAGCCGAACGCTGAGGAGCGCGCGCGGGCGCCCCACCACCTGGTAGACGCAGTGGATCCCCTGGAGCCCATGGACGCCGCGCGCTGGGCGCAAATGGCGGAAGCCGCCATCAGCGACATTCGCGGCCGCGGTCGCGTGCCGATCGTGTGCGGCGGGACGTTCCTGTGGGTGCGCGCGCTGGTGTTCGGCCTGGCGGAAGCGCCGCCGGCGGACGAAACGCTGCGCGCGGAGCACCGTGCCCTGGCGGACGCCGAAGGGCGCGGAGCCGTGCACCGACGCCTCGCCCAGGTGGACGCCGAAAGTGCCGCGCGCCTCAATCCCAACGACTTCGTCCGCGTGAGCCGCGCCCTGGAGGTCTTCGAGCTGACCGGCGTGCCGCTGAGCCGCTGGCACGCCGACCACGGCTTCAAGGAGCCGCGCCACGCGGCGCGCCTCGTCGGTATCGACTGGCCGCGGCCACAGCTCGACGCGCGCATCTTGACGCGCACCCGCGCCATGCTCGCCGCCGGCTGGCTCGAGGAAGTGAAGCGCTTGATCGCCGCCGGCTACGGCGACGCGCGCGCCATGCGCTCGGTGGGCTACCGGCAGATCGCCGAAGCCCTCGCCAGCGAAGGCCCGACGAACGACGACGAGCTCGGCGATCGCATCTACCGCGCGACGCGGGTGTTCGTGCGGCGACAGCGCACTTGGCTCCGGGACGAGCCCGTGGAGTGGCTGGCGCCCGGAGCGCACCCCACCGTTTGA